A section of the Armatimonadota bacterium genome encodes:
- the ftsZ gene encoding cell division protein FtsZ: MDEGGSFAKIKVIGMGGAGSNAVDRMIAADLRGVEFIAANTDVQALNLCAAERKLQLGKEVTRGLGAGGDAELGLRAAEESRQELKNALEGADMVFVAAGMGGGTGTGGCPVVAAVARELSALTVAVVTKPFAFERGRRMAIAERGIQSLREQVDTLITIPNDRLLGIVDKHATLDEAFAQADEVLRQGVQGISDLITVPGRINLDFADVKTVMSGAGPAIMGIGEATGEHRAAEAAQAAISSPLLETSVEGAKRILFNITGGADLALSEVEEAAQIIASASDAPDTNVLFGVVIDREIGDAVRVTVIATGFEPHAEGAQRMVEAFAEDLPQEPQEPQDLDVPAFVRRK, encoded by the coding sequence ATGGACGAGGGCGGGAGTTTTGCCAAGATTAAGGTGATCGGCATGGGCGGCGCCGGCAGCAATGCCGTGGATCGCATGATCGCCGCCGACCTGCGCGGAGTGGAGTTCATCGCCGCCAACACCGACGTCCAAGCGCTGAACCTGTGCGCGGCGGAACGCAAGCTGCAGCTGGGCAAGGAGGTCACCCGTGGTCTGGGTGCGGGGGGGGATGCCGAGCTCGGTCTGCGCGCGGCGGAGGAGAGCCGCCAGGAGCTGAAGAACGCGCTCGAAGGGGCGGACATGGTGTTCGTCGCCGCGGGCATGGGCGGCGGCACCGGCACCGGCGGCTGCCCGGTGGTGGCGGCGGTCGCGCGGGAGCTGAGCGCGCTTACCGTCGCCGTGGTCACCAAGCCCTTTGCCTTCGAGCGCGGCCGCCGCATGGCGATCGCCGAGCGCGGCATTCAATCCCTGCGCGAGCAGGTGGACACGCTGATCACCATCCCCAACGACCGTCTGCTGGGGATCGTGGACAAGCACGCGACCCTCGATGAGGCTTTCGCCCAGGCGGATGAGGTGCTGCGCCAGGGCGTGCAGGGCATCTCGGATCTGATCACCGTTCCCGGCCGCATCAACCTCGACTTCGCCGACGTGAAGACGGTCATGTCCGGCGCCGGGCCCGCGATCATGGGCATCGGCGAAGCCACCGGCGAACACCGCGCCGCCGAGGCCGCTCAGGCCGCCATCTCCAGCCCCCTGCTCGAAACCTCGGTCGAGGGCGCCAAGCGCATCCTGTTCAATATCACCGGCGGCGCCGACCTCGCGCTGTCCGAGGTCGAGGAAGCGGCGCAGATCATCGCCAGCGCCTCCGACGCCCCCGACACCAACGTGCTTTTCGGCGTCGTCATTGACCGGGAGATCGGCGACGCGGTGCGAGTGACGGTCATCGCCACCGGCTTCGAACCGCACGCGGAGGGCGCCCAGAGAATGGTGGAAGCCTTCGCTGAGGACCTGCCGCAGGAGCCGCAGGAACCGCAGGACCTCGACGTACCCGCATTCGTTCGCCGCAAGTAA
- a CDS encoding DUF3604 domain-containing protein, with protein MAHDMDFQRPLRIPEHIQLGVAEPATARAGEKGAWVLTFTLAKPVPPRDRAWLYVHGGRHMKNRWPGLQADDESLPGHVSLELPSGERLRPAGAGADGGVFAFEVPAGGLQEGEQLMAHLGGSAGTTAPRLSLANRYFALLAAPREAEPRVPSLTGELRERIVGACLMHIVGGAVTRLVAHAPSHVAPGAELSLLVRPEDENRNVASQEPGPLVVTLDGRELRARRVAVANSACCMLEGIVVPDEGVCRLRVEDTARGLSAVTNPIRCSAGPASERVWWGMIHGHTEISDGLGSLDHYFGYMRDECRLDFAASGDHDHVYETPDDMWTLTQEEAARYNQPGRFTTFLGYEWAKWRQNGDGDRNVYYLHDHRPMYRSEDGIHPTPPDLFRALRDETAIIIPHHSAEVGNHCDWKDHDPEKERLVEIYSVWGNSERSVHQGNPFPVRPVAVSGDEPPDAGEVAAGFVQRALELGWRVGFTAGGDDHLAHPGDQVVGDKPGWQYPAGLLGVWAAANTREAIWEALWNRRCYGTTGARMVVDFRLNDHPMGAQVSLADDPGLAAARKLAITVHGTDDIRCIEIVRNNRDLHRRGPAGADLAFEWEDPEPLAQVNLPPAPFSTPRPAAGAAASGLAARPFTFYYLRVTQADGEMAWASPIWVIS; from the coding sequence TTGGCACATGACATGGACTTCCAGCGCCCATTGCGGATACCCGAGCATATTCAGCTCGGCGTCGCCGAGCCGGCGACCGCGCGCGCCGGCGAGAAGGGCGCGTGGGTTCTCACCTTCACCCTGGCCAAGCCGGTGCCCCCGCGGGACCGAGCATGGCTTTACGTCCACGGCGGGCGCCACATGAAGAACCGATGGCCGGGCCTGCAGGCGGACGATGAATCGCTCCCCGGACACGTGTCCCTGGAGCTGCCATCCGGGGAGCGACTGCGACCGGCGGGCGCCGGCGCCGATGGCGGCGTGTTCGCCTTCGAGGTCCCCGCCGGCGGGCTGCAGGAAGGCGAGCAGTTGATGGCGCATCTCGGTGGCTCAGCGGGGACGACGGCTCCCCGTCTGTCCCTGGCCAACCGGTACTTCGCGCTGCTGGCGGCGCCCCGGGAGGCGGAGCCGCGGGTACCCTCGCTGACAGGGGAGCTGCGGGAGCGGATCGTCGGCGCGTGCCTGATGCACATCGTGGGCGGGGCGGTGACGCGGCTGGTGGCCCACGCCCCCAGTCATGTTGCGCCGGGCGCCGAGTTGTCCTTGCTCGTTCGCCCCGAGGACGAGAACCGAAACGTGGCCTCGCAGGAGCCGGGACCGCTGGTGGTAACCCTTGACGGCCGCGAGCTGCGGGCCCGGCGGGTGGCGGTGGCCAATTCCGCCTGTTGCATGCTGGAGGGAATCGTCGTGCCGGATGAAGGTGTGTGTCGTCTGCGCGTCGAGGATACCGCGCGCGGCCTGAGCGCGGTCACCAATCCCATCCGGTGCTCTGCGGGGCCGGCGTCGGAGCGGGTATGGTGGGGCATGATCCACGGCCACACCGAGATCTCGGACGGCCTGGGTTCGCTCGACCACTACTTCGGCTACATGCGGGACGAGTGTCGCCTCGATTTCGCCGCCTCCGGGGATCACGACCATGTGTACGAGACGCCCGATGACATGTGGACCCTGACCCAGGAGGAGGCGGCCAGGTACAACCAGCCGGGGCGCTTCACCACCTTCCTCGGCTACGAGTGGGCCAAGTGGCGGCAGAACGGTGACGGCGACCGCAACGTGTACTACCTCCACGACCACCGGCCGATGTACCGTTCGGAGGACGGCATCCACCCCACGCCGCCCGATCTGTTCCGGGCGCTGCGGGACGAAACCGCCATCATCATCCCCCATCACAGCGCCGAGGTCGGCAACCACTGCGATTGGAAGGACCACGACCCGGAGAAGGAGCGCCTGGTCGAGATCTACTCGGTGTGGGGCAATTCCGAGCGCAGCGTGCACCAGGGCAATCCCTTCCCGGTGCGCCCGGTAGCTGTGAGCGGCGACGAACCCCCCGATGCCGGCGAGGTGGCGGCGGGCTTCGTGCAGCGCGCGCTGGAGCTGGGGTGGCGCGTAGGCTTCACCGCCGGCGGCGACGATCACCTCGCCCACCCCGGCGACCAAGTGGTGGGCGACAAGCCGGGCTGGCAGTACCCGGCCGGGCTGCTGGGGGTGTGGGCGGCGGCCAACACGCGCGAGGCCATCTGGGAGGCGCTGTGGAACCGGCGCTGCTATGGAACGACGGGCGCCAGGATGGTCGTTGATTTCCGGCTCAATGACCATCCCATGGGCGCGCAGGTGTCTCTCGCCGACGACCCCGGGCTGGCCGCGGCGCGGAAGCTGGCCATCACCGTCCACGGCACGGACGACATCCGGTGCATTGAGATCGTGCGCAACAACCGGGACCTCCATCGCCGCGGGCCCGCTGGCGCCGACCTCGCCTTCGAATGGGAGGACCCGGAGCCGCTGGCGCAGGTCAACCTGCCGCCGGCGCCGTTCTCAACCCCTAGGCCTGCGGCCGGGGCGGCGGCCAGCGGCCTAGCCGCTCGCCCCTTCACCTTCTACTACCTGCGCGTCACCCAGGCCGACGGCGAGATGGCGTGGGCCAGTCCCATCTGGGTTATCTCCTGA
- a CDS encoding TldD/PmbA family protein, with translation MNDLAKFAVDRAMRAGASYADCRITRRRRESVHVKNSVVDALESSEQFAAGIRVIAGGAWGFAATDRLQRPDLERAAELAVRVAKASATVPGEEPVAPESRPPVRGSWESQFQVNPFDVPLGDKISLLLDADRVMRQRPEIKVSNSTLAFHEEEKDFVSSEGDDIHQRMLESGGMVSATAADGARVQERSFPSSLDGFHAAGGWEIIEGMELKSGAETIAPEAVELLAAPACPRERTTVIIDSSQMALQIHESCGHPAELDRVFGTEASYAGTSFLTPDQLGVLRYGSSLVNITADATVPGALGTFGWDDEAVPAQRTFLVRDGVFCGYLSSRETARRLGLSSSGTMRADGANRLPLVRMTNVNLEPGDWDLDEMIKDTKRGLFLQTTKSWSIDDKRLNFQFATEIAWEIKDGSLGAVLRDATYHGITPQFWGSCNAIGNRDSWRMWGLTNCAKGEPVQLMHVGHGSAPARFAGVQVGVLEK, from the coding sequence ATGAACGATCTGGCGAAGTTCGCCGTGGACCGCGCCATGCGTGCCGGCGCGTCCTATGCCGACTGCCGCATCACGCGGCGCCGCCGCGAGTCGGTGCACGTCAAGAACAGCGTCGTGGACGCGCTCGAGAGCTCCGAGCAATTCGCGGCCGGCATCCGCGTCATCGCCGGCGGCGCGTGGGGCTTTGCCGCCACCGACCGCCTGCAGCGCCCCGACCTCGAGCGCGCGGCCGAACTGGCGGTGCGCGTCGCGAAGGCCTCCGCCACCGTGCCGGGCGAAGAGCCCGTCGCCCCCGAATCCCGCCCGCCGGTGCGCGGCTCCTGGGAGTCCCAGTTCCAGGTCAACCCCTTCGACGTGCCCCTGGGGGACAAGATCAGCCTCCTGCTCGACGCCGACCGCGTCATGCGCCAGCGGCCGGAGATCAAGGTCTCCAACAGCACCCTTGCCTTCCACGAGGAGGAGAAGGACTTCGTCAGTTCCGAGGGCGACGACATCCACCAGCGCATGCTCGAATCCGGCGGCATGGTCAGCGCCACCGCGGCGGACGGTGCGCGCGTGCAGGAGCGCTCCTTCCCGTCGTCGCTGGACGGCTTCCACGCCGCCGGGGGCTGGGAGATCATCGAGGGCATGGAGCTCAAGAGCGGCGCCGAGACCATCGCCCCCGAGGCGGTCGAGCTGCTGGCGGCGCCGGCGTGCCCGCGCGAGCGCACCACCGTCATCATTGACAGCTCGCAGATGGCGCTGCAGATCCACGAGTCGTGCGGCCATCCCGCCGAGCTCGACCGCGTCTTCGGCACCGAGGCGAGCTACGCCGGCACCTCCTTCCTCACCCCCGACCAACTCGGCGTCCTGCGCTACGGCTCCAGCCTGGTCAATATCACCGCCGACGCCACGGTGCCGGGGGCCCTGGGCACCTTCGGCTGGGACGACGAGGCGGTGCCCGCTCAGCGCACCTTCCTGGTGCGGGACGGCGTCTTCTGCGGCTATCTCAGCTCGCGCGAGACCGCGCGCCGTCTGGGCCTCTCCAGCTCCGGCACCATGCGCGCCGACGGCGCCAACCGCCTGCCGCTTGTCCGCATGACCAACGTCAACCTCGAGCCCGGCGACTGGGACCTCGACGAGATGATCAAGGACACCAAGCGCGGCCTCTTCTTGCAGACCACCAAGAGCTGGTCCATAGACGACAAGCGCCTCAACTTCCAGTTCGCCACCGAGATCGCGTGGGAAATCAAGGACGGGTCGCTGGGGGCGGTCCTGCGCGACGCCACCTACCACGGCATCACCCCGCAGTTCTGGGGTTCGTGCAATGCCATCGGCAACCGCGATTCGTGGCGCATGTGGGGCCTCACCAACTGCGCCAAGGGCGAGCCGGTGCAGCTCATGCACGTCGGCCACGGTTCCGCTCCCGCCCGCTTCGCCGGCGTCCAAGTCGGCGTGCTGGAGAAATGA
- a CDS encoding TldD/PmbA family protein, producing the protein MLGKDRASQLLEETLAHAKADQAEVVIMVEDGAVTRFANSMIHQNLAESAARVSVRSVVGRRVGSATTNRLESEQLRATAERSAELARMQAENRDFVSLPAPAPITPVRAFSVTTDASTPESRAALVADLVAMARQENCLASGALTIETSELIVGSTLGIRAYHPATHAHLNVIVSDDTSSGYGQWMGHDISRLDHRAVAWTAIEKCILGRRPAAADPRDYEVILEPPAVADLLMFLAWLGFGANAVEEGRSFMCDRFGQRITGSQISIWDDGLDPRGVPLPFDFEGVPRQRVDLIKDGVANAVVYDSYYAHKQGKQSTGHALPAPNTYGPLPMNMLLGAGTASRDDMLRATKRGLLVTRFHYTNIVQPKETVITGMTRDGTFLIENGKLGEPVRNLRFTQSILGALDTVELIGSEPVLCDRSVVPALKLGRFAFTS; encoded by the coding sequence ATGCTCGGAAAAGATCGCGCATCGCAGTTGCTGGAGGAGACCCTCGCCCACGCCAAGGCGGATCAGGCCGAGGTCGTCATCATGGTCGAGGACGGCGCCGTTACTCGCTTCGCCAACTCGATGATCCACCAGAACCTGGCCGAGAGCGCGGCCCGCGTGTCGGTGCGCTCGGTGGTCGGCCGGCGCGTCGGCTCGGCGACGACCAACCGCCTCGAATCAGAGCAACTGCGCGCCACCGCCGAGCGCTCCGCCGAGCTGGCGCGCATGCAGGCCGAGAATCGGGATTTCGTGTCATTGCCTGCGCCCGCGCCCATCACCCCGGTGCGCGCCTTCAGCGTCACCACCGACGCCTCCACCCCCGAATCCCGCGCCGCGCTGGTGGCCGACCTCGTCGCCATGGCCCGGCAGGAGAACTGCCTGGCCTCCGGCGCCCTGACCATCGAGACCAGCGAGCTCATCGTCGGCAGCACCCTCGGCATCCGCGCTTACCATCCCGCCACCCACGCCCACCTCAACGTCATCGTCTCCGACGATACCTCCAGCGGCTACGGGCAGTGGATGGGACATGACATCTCGCGCCTCGATCACCGGGCCGTCGCCTGGACCGCCATCGAGAAGTGCATCCTCGGCCGCCGCCCGGCCGCCGCCGATCCCCGCGATTACGAGGTTATCCTCGAGCCCCCGGCGGTGGCGGACCTGCTGATGTTCCTGGCATGGCTGGGCTTCGGCGCCAACGCCGTCGAGGAGGGGCGCTCCTTCATGTGCGACCGCTTCGGCCAACGCATCACCGGCAGCCAGATCTCGATCTGGGACGATGGCCTCGACCCCCGCGGCGTGCCGCTGCCGTTCGATTTCGAGGGGGTACCCAGGCAGCGCGTGGACCTCATCAAGGACGGCGTCGCCAACGCGGTGGTCTATGACTCCTACTACGCCCACAAGCAGGGCAAGCAATCCACCGGCCATGCCCTGCCCGCCCCCAACACCTACGGCCCCCTGCCCATGAACATGCTCCTGGGCGCCGGCACGGCGTCGCGAGATGACATGCTGCGAGCGACCAAGCGGGGGCTGCTGGTGACCCGCTTCCACTACACCAACATCGTCCAGCCCAAGGAAACCGTCATCACCGGCATGACCCGCGACGGCACCTTCCTGATCGAGAACGGCAAGCTCGGCGAGCCGGTGCGCAACCTGCGCTTCACCCAGAGCATCCTGGGGGCGCTGGACACGGTCGAGCTCATCGGCAGCGAGCCGGTGCTGTGCGACCGCAGCGTCGTGCCCGCGCTTAAGCTCGGCCGCTTCGCGTTTACGTCGTGA
- a CDS encoding phospholipase D-like domain-containing protein has protein sequence MPDVKIPDNVSHPLADVIRERLGCAQSASLAVAFLRRSGLRMVGKPLARFLERGTHAECIFGFDYMFTEPEALTDLMDLSRSHPGLRFFGFLGQAGEEGIYHPKLYIFREDVLTHVIVGSSNLTRGGLRQNLEANVLLSGAPRDPPIVEAEHLYRDVRNDDSLFTPDAEYVVRYGELYKASRSARGTGASRAAIVRLRRELERRQEALPGTVPTQRQLIAEAIRTLRRDAQEFVHLRDIAAWVEDEARRRRLQFKWDTLRNSVRGRLNEHTVGKSGDDLFERQGGVGGRYGRYRLTEKGDLLRMRPTPVE, from the coding sequence ATGCCTGACGTCAAGATTCCCGACAACGTCAGTCACCCGCTGGCCGACGTGATCCGCGAGCGGCTGGGCTGCGCCCAATCTGCGAGCCTCGCTGTAGCCTTCCTGCGCCGCTCAGGCTTGCGCATGGTCGGGAAGCCTCTGGCGAGGTTTCTCGAGCGCGGAACGCACGCGGAGTGCATATTCGGTTTCGACTACATGTTCACGGAGCCTGAGGCTCTCACCGATCTTATGGACCTCTCGCGCTCGCATCCGGGGCTGCGCTTCTTTGGGTTCCTGGGCCAAGCGGGCGAGGAAGGCATCTATCATCCCAAGCTCTACATCTTCCGCGAAGATGTCCTCACGCACGTGATTGTGGGCTCGTCAAACCTTACTCGCGGGGGGCTCCGCCAGAACCTGGAGGCGAACGTTCTTCTATCAGGCGCACCAAGGGACCCGCCGATAGTGGAGGCGGAACATCTTTATCGCGATGTGCGGAACGACGACTCGCTGTTCACGCCCGACGCGGAATACGTCGTTCGGTATGGCGAGCTATACAAGGCGTCTCGATCTGCACGGGGGACAGGGGCCAGTCGCGCCGCGATCGTCCGGCTGCGCCGCGAACTGGAGCGCCGCCAAGAGGCGTTGCCAGGGACCGTCCCGACGCAGAGACAATTGATTGCCGAGGCAATTCGCACGTTGAGAAGAGATGCGCAGGAGTTCGTCCATCTCAGAGACATCGCGGCGTGGGTGGAAGACGAGGCCCGACGTCGACGTCTGCAGTTCAAGTGGGACACTTTGCGCAATAGCGTTCGCGGGCGGCTAAATGAACACACTGTCGGGAAAAGCGGGGACGACCTCTTCGAACGGCAGGGCGGGGTAGGTGGCCGCTATGGACGCTATCGCTTGACCGAGAAAGGTGATCTGCTAAGGATGCGACCAACACCGGTCGAGTAG
- the nth gene encoding endonuclease III — MIAETHEEQAQRARAILRKLKRHRPDARIELNFSTPLELLVATVLAAQCTDQRVNEVTRSLFTRYRSAQDYAQADPHTLEREIEATGFFRQKAKALIGIGGELGTKHGGKVPQTLEELVALPGVGRKTANVVLGSALGIAAGIVVDTHVQRVARRTALSAQTAPEKIEADLMELPPKRDWIAFGMHYTLHGRYLCIARKPLCSRCPILDLCPQFEVSNPQ; from the coding sequence ATGATTGCAGAGACCCACGAGGAACAGGCGCAGCGGGCGCGGGCGATCCTGAGGAAGCTCAAGCGGCACCGGCCCGATGCGCGCATCGAACTGAACTTCAGCACCCCCCTGGAACTGCTGGTAGCAACGGTGCTGGCGGCGCAGTGCACCGACCAGCGAGTGAATGAGGTCACGCGCTCGCTTTTCACGCGCTACCGCAGCGCGCAGGACTACGCGCAGGCGGATCCGCATACCCTGGAGCGGGAGATCGAGGCCACGGGCTTCTTTCGCCAGAAGGCGAAGGCGCTGATCGGCATCGGCGGGGAGCTGGGGACGAAGCACGGCGGGAAGGTGCCGCAGACCCTGGAGGAGCTGGTGGCGCTGCCGGGGGTGGGGCGCAAGACCGCCAACGTCGTGCTGGGCAGCGCCCTGGGCATTGCCGCCGGGATTGTGGTGGATACCCACGTCCAGCGCGTGGCGCGGCGCACCGCGCTGTCCGCGCAGACCGCGCCGGAGAAGATCGAGGCCGACCTGATGGAGCTGCCGCCGAAGCGGGACTGGATCGCCTTCGGCATGCACTACACGCTGCACGGACGTTACCTGTGCATCGCGCGCAAGCCGCTGTGCAGCCGCTGCCCCATCCTCGACCTGTGCCCGCAATTCGAGGTCAGCAACCCGCAGTAG